AGCAgcaagaaaaattatttcattctgACTACATAAGGCTTCATATATAACAAGCCAATACAATTGATCACCACTCAGATTCAATCACATTTCAAATGGTTCAGATAAATCGCATTTAATCTTAACATTGGATACCTTAGAACCAACAATGAAATACTGCATATCAAAAGCAGAAATATACGATCACCCAAAAGCATAACagcatataaagaaaaaaacaaaaacagaatcaCCTCGAATCATGCATGTATCTGGTGAATACAAAATCACCTTTGCAACATGCATGCACCTGATCTCTCTCTTTCATACAGCCTAAAATCATTCAATGCCTCCCCTCATGATAGCCAGTATATAGCATAGGGTAGACTGACCTATTTCAGAACCTATAACAAGCAGCCCCTATAATTTGGCCTTCAAGACCTGATACAAAACAAACTACATACCCATCCAAAACGTTTGATGTATAATTGTCATATTCCGCCGGCCAAGAAGCACAGACTCAGGCCCCACAAACCTTGACTTTTGTCCAGCAAAGATGACCTACACATGACATAGTACATCATCCTAAAATTTGGGCTCTGCCCCCCTCTACAATCATTCTTCTTTATGAGAGTTTCCATCCAGTATCCATGAAGATTGTAAAATGTCTTTCACAAAAGAAAGGCTTACAGTACCCATTACATGGCTTAAGGCCCGGTAATGACTTTAGTAGGTTGCAAATTCTGTCTAGTCCTCATTTGTATGCCACAAATTTGTTGTAAATAATTGGTGTTTATATTAATGATCCtgttttgaagaaaaaaatttattccgGCAAAGTAGTGATGCAAACTTTAACAAACTATATCAGCCTACTAGCACATTTGACTCTTTATAGCTTGTTAAAAGCATAGTTCCCTAAGGCTTTGAAAGTTGACAACGAAGGAATAGTAGTCATCATCTTATTTATCATAAGAGTTAAAAGTTCACATGCCACCTTTAACAAGCAAACATAACATCATACATGAAATGAAGTTATGGTAGGGGGCCCTTGCAAACGAACAACAAGAGGACTGCTTTGGTCGAACATGAAAAGGGTGGTTCTCCCAATGAAGGATTCCGAATCCAGAACCCAACATCTTATCCTAATAAACAGAGTTGAAACAAACCAAAAGAAACAACTAAAGAATAAAAACCAAGAACACTGCCTCACAAGGCTTACATGGACATTAAACCCAAGAAAGCAAGACTGTAAGCTAGCTTTAACAATTATCTTGAAGATGTCAGAAATTTCAGGACAGTACAATAATTTGAGAATTCAATGATCCAGTAACAAGAAAAATGGGACCAAAGGCAGTTTTCTCTTATCTTATTGATGTACcatgacaaaattaaaaaattttatgataaatgaaaGTAAGTTAGATCTGTCCAGTTGCAAAGCGAAATCACAAGATATATCTAAATAAGGATCAAACAAGAAAGCCCACCATCGATAATTTTGGCCATTAAAAACAGAAGATAAATAGTCAGTGCCACAAATAGTCAAGATGGCTAGTAACTTGCTCGATGAAATTGCAAAAATTGATGTCAAATAATAGGAAAGGGCAATTGTTCAACCAAAGACAAGAAAACATAAACTTTGGTGGGCACCAactagagagaaagagattaTCTGAGGAAGCCAAGAAAGGAAACTACTGGTACTTCTTTAAATTTCCATCTGCAATTATTTAGGTTACTAAAATTGtttaagaaaacataaaatctaacaaccaaactaagatatatacatatacaggTTTCTATAACTTGGACAAAAGAGACAGAGAGAATAGATCATCATCACCACTCACTAATGAGAAAATACTAAATGCACTCTCTTTATCACTTTGCTACTCATTGTTTCACCCTCCTCTTAAAAAATAGACAAACGAATAATATATTACCAACTTGctaaccttttttatttttttatagtgtCACTTGGagagtaaaaatgaaaatgttcCTACTAGTCTTCTATCCTATAAATCTATACATTAATTAGGTGTCTTTAATATCTATCACTTTCCAACAACTAGCCAAAACACTGATCAAAGTGTTCCCTTCTATTGTTTTTGCAGAACAAGCAAATGTTATCAGGATAACAGCCTACATTATTGGAACAACATTTACAGGCGCATCAGTAATTTCTCACTCGACCTCTGGCTTCGAtcttgatgaaaaaaattatagaaaaaaatcataaatcaagATCTTGCTTCTACCTTAAGCTAATTATCTACACATCCTTAAGCTGTTCAAATCGTATCACACAGTATAAACTATCAACTCACAATTATCAAAAGCAAACCACAAACTTATCAAAACTCTATTGTCTTGTCCAAAGCACCacaaagaataatttaaatttccgATACTTCAAGACATTTCAAAGAGATTTTGGAATACATAATAAAATGGATGAAATCGACCATAGTTCTCCATCAGATACACTTCTCGAACGATAGAttaacattcattgatttgaatttgattgctaataaatataaagcaaacaataaaataaatgtgatatttcatattttaaatgagGTAAATTAGTGGCTTACGCTGTTTGATCCTGATTCCTAATTCCCTAGATCAATTCATCGATTGGAAGGCATACCTGAATTCCAGAAAACTTTGTCAGGCCATTTGCCCATCCCCTTTCTTCTCCGGTCGTGTTCTTTTACAGATTCgtatttttgtttctattttgGGTTGAAAGCTTATAATCTTTCTTATTATTCCTTTTGACCATCTTATCCatcctaattttaatttcacacACCTTAACCTTAACCTTACATCTTATCCAAAAAGTGAGTTTTGTTATACTTACGGGTTTAATAGATAGTGTCTCAGGGCGTGAAATGAGACATATAGGTGGGTccactaaaaaatattaaaatattattatttaaaattaacaataataaaaaaattataatttagtgaATTAACACACAAAAATACATAATCGACCCTACTAAGGGCTCATAAGGGCACTGTCTAAGGTTGTGCCTCGAGCCTTGTGTTTCTATCGACTTAGGTTAATCAGTTGGCACACCTAACTCTAGAGATATTGAAATAAACTTTTTTCTTATACATATATGGTACTACAGAGGAGAGTTTGAAATTCTATTAGAAAAACTTTTTCACCACCTTTATATATGAATCACCATGCTATTAACAATCTCATTAACTTACGTTTCATGACTTTATTGATTTCAATTATCTTGCTCTATAATactaatcaataaaactttTGTTGACGACTCTCTATCTTATAGTACTACGCACCTCACTAGcgattaaattacattttcattaGAGTAAACTTGCCTCACTAGCAATATGTTATTTGTAAAAATCCATACTCAAAAAGCAAAGCAACTTAGTcattacaatttatttaaatatacatacCTTCTACCGTTATAGAAATCGATTAGACTTTACAGATATAATTTTTCAAGGTAAACTTCATAAACCATTGCACATTTTCGCTACCTCAACATTGTGCTCTTCAAATCGCCTCTTCTTTTGAAGGTGATGTTACATTCACCCTATCATGGATGGGATCGATGATGAGAAGTGTGATGTCATAAGCTTAGCAAAACTGggatcaataaaactatatgtaactaattttaagtattgaattaaatatttatataatatatcatcgtatgattgtttaaacaaaacaattgTGATGGTGGTAAAGACTTGTCTGATTTTCTtaacaaactaaaaattaattaatctcaatattcaaaaccaaaatttaacaCAACTAATGTTGAAATCACTGGTAAAATGAAAACAATGTCAGCAAATGaagcgtttttttttttatgttttacgagtgtttaattcatttatatgtgAATGATTTTATAGCATTTGCAAAATGTCTTTTTTGCTTTTCCATATAACCTTTTTCATTAACAGATGAGGATAATGGGTAAataaatgaacttttcaaatctaaaggtgaaaatttgttattttaacaaatttcaaGTGAGAAGTATCATTCTACTATAATGTTATAAGTAGTTTAGATATATTTCGGGCCGACTTTGATGGGCTTGGATGTCAATAACGGACCAAGGCCTATGCCAACATGATTTTGGGCTTTGCCCATCTCTGGTAGCCACAATCATTTCACACGAATAAATGATCCcatcaaattaatcaatttccatccaatttagatatattcttattatgataatttagcCTAAATaacagaataattttttaatacattcattctctatctatatatttgttttattttttaatgcccaaaggatttattctcacCAACAGTTTATTGTATTCTCAAATTAATactttttaactattaaaaatctaaatatttattcattggatagttaaaattaatagtacCAGTTAGTATTATATAgtttccttttaaatttaaaaaattatcaattcctctcataattaaattttaaaatattatattttctcataaggactttttcttttcctctatCCTTTTTCCGATGTCGCCACCAATtggttttctctctctctcattttgTGGTGTCTTCTTGTCATCACCGAATGTTTTGTCTGGTGACAAAGATGAGAAGAAGACGTCTGAGAAGGGGAACAaaaggagagggagagagaactaGTAAGTGATAGTAtcaaaaaaagaagagagaaaaaaataaattttatagaaaaaatataatattttaaagttttattctaaaaaattgttattttttaaatttaagagataaatagataatattttattatttttactatttaataataattttatcattaaaatttaactaattttattaattttaattatttataggtatatatttaaatttttaatagataaaaaatattaacgtGGGAATTTAATAAACTTTGCATGGGGATAAGCCCTTGGCCTTAAACTAGTACTCTATTGTGATCAATTCAATGGCCGCTAGGGATGATAATTTGGGCTTgattttaggggccccgacacaaacggggaggggattccctaATAAAAAtcgggaaaggggcggggatggggatgaaaaaaatctccatAATCGGGGACAGaaatacatatgtccccgcccccgCCTCGTCCCGTCCCGTCCTgtccccaccccacccccctCCCtcccttaaatctaatatattaatataataatttctagtatattttaattaatttaatatttttaattacaaattcgttaGTATCTCCTATGTAAGttgcttttaaattaattttacttttaaaattgattattgcaagttagtttttaaaatattgcttcatatcaacatgaagaattaatgataatatcaacatgaagagctactaatgaaaagattgattattacatattgttaaattttgtgaaaactttatatttgaactaaaataacaataaatattttgtagctcttgtagcaagtgatattttggaaaaatatgatttattttatttattaaaatatatgaaggaattaaaatttatatttacgggtataaAGAGGGGATTTTTCCTCACGAGAATGGAGAGGAGATTTTTTCCCGTGAGGATGAAAAGAAGATTTTCCTTCGTAGtgagaaaatgaagattatttGTTATCCCCATAACGGGAATGGGCCGGgaacggggattgatatcccctcccggTCCCTCTCCGTCGCCATCCCAGTGGCTGCACACCAagaacataattttatacatttgGCAAGTTAATTTGCTCATTGCTCAATGTTTGTTGGAGGCTTGGCGCAATTACCACTCTCACAAAACCAGGACCCCGTACACTTCCCTCCGAAATCAGCCACGTACATTTCACTAAACGCGTAACTTAGAATAAACAAATGTTCTGTCCAGCTGGAGCGTACTGCGCACCCAACTCATCGTTActcttttctttcaattcaaactcaaatacccaGCCCGAACTGCCCTCTCTAGATCTCAGCCCTCAGCCGCCCGGCCTCTCTCTCCGTTTATCTTGATTGTACTATTTGATTGTCGGCGTTGCAATTCAATTATACGCCTAAAAATGGAAACTAAATTCAGACTCACTAAGCTCGCTTTGCCTTGACTTCCTAGTTAATTCAAATCTTCTGCTTTCTCTAGGTTTTTAATGTCCGGCCATGTGATTTAGCATCCACCAAATCAGATGGCCTCGATCCGCCGAACTCTTTCTCCACCGTATCACGATCGTTCCTACCAAAATGGTTTCAGCTCTACATTTCCAGCCGCTAATTCACCTTCTCACAGGCTCTTACATAATGGTAAATATTCCTCATCGCCAATGAACTCACTCACCGTCAACCTCTGTCGATTCTTTTCATCTCGTAAATCATGGAGAAAATCTCTCTACCGGTTTCTTCTATTCTTCCTGGTCGGTGTTGTGTTAGGCATGAGTCGTTTGACACCCTTTGGTCACGTGACGGAGATTGAAAATCACGACGTGTTTTTTGAGATCAAGCCGCCGCACGTGAACGTGCAATTTGACAGTGATAACACCGAGCGTATGAGCTGGCGTGAAGAAGTCGTTCTGAATACGGTGAGTTTCGGAGTAGAAAAGAAAAACGAATCCGAATCGATTGACAATTACAAATACAGATACGATTTCGTATCGAGAAAGCAATTAATTGTGATAACACCAACGTACAACCGCGCAATGCAAGCGTATTTTTTAAACAGATTGTCGCAGGTTTTGAGGCTTGTACAGCCGCCGGTGCTGTGGATAGTGGTCGAGGAAAATGCGGCGTCGTTTGAGACAGCGGAGATGCTGAGAAAAACAGGGGTTATGTATAGACACTTGGTTTGTCAAAAGAATTCGAGCAATGTGAAAGATAGGGGGGTTCATCAGAGGAATGTGGGTTTAGAGCATATCGAAAGGCATAGACTTGATGGGATCGTGTATTTTGCAGATGATGATAATGTCTACACCATTGACTTGTTTGAGAGCCTGAGAGAAATCAGGTATATTTTGTTTCTCTAAACTGAGTTTCTTACATGCTATATTCAGAGAAAAGATATTAAAGATATGGATATATTAACAAACTGTAGTTGTCAAGTTTATTTTGCTAAAAGGGTAATTCCACATAAAATGTGTAGTCTGACATGTTGGTCACATGTAACATTTTAACTGTTATAGCATTGTGTTTTGCATTGCTTAATTCAATTGGTGGATGTAACTAATATGCGTGCCTATGGACATGAGAAGTACATGTTGATTGGCAAAGTAAACAATTTCTTGAATTATTGAGCgctttaactaaaatatttatgaaattacaTGTTGGATATGTAGTATTGGATATTTGAAACTGCCTTAACTATAGATTACCTCTGCCTCGAATCTTTCGTTTTGGGATTAATTCTGCATCATCTTCTTTAGGGACAGCTATTCCACTTGTTTgttcttttgaatattattgattatcACTTTATTCATGGtttgtttcaataatttatacattGTGATTATTTGCGTTTCATGTTGCTCACAAGGATAACAATAGTGTAAATGGAACTTTCTCTGTTTTGGTCTCTTACTGTTGTTATTGAAATGATATACTGTGTCATTGTGGTGTTGCTTTTTGTTCTTGATATTACCAAAATACTGGCCTTACTTTGGGTTTGCTTTTCCCATCCACCCTATACTGGTCTGCGTTTAGTTATGTGATCTTTAAGCATTCATATGACTTGTGACATGATTTGCTTGATTTGGGGTTTTAAAACATTGGCATCtgtacttaattatattaaactagTGGTTAGAGTATTTTGGGCACCTAGCAAGCCTTCTGAGGCTTGAATGGATTTGTTGCCTGGTTTATACAACTTATATTCTTATAAGTCATAGGTCACACACAATAACTTGAAAATCTGTAAATGCTgcaaattaatttgtatttcttCAACTTCCTCTTGATGTTTGCCCTTTGGTGCAGCCGATTTGGCACTTGGCCTGTTGGCATGCTTGCGCAAAGCAAAAACAAGGCAATTTTAGAAGGTCCTGTATGCAATGGAAGCCAAGTTATTGGGTGGCACACAAATGAGAAGAGCAAAAGGCTTCGTAGGTTTCATGTTGATATGTCCGGATTTGCTTTTAACAGCACTATCTTGTGGGATCCTAAGAGATGGAAGCGCCCTTTTCGAAATCCCATTCGGCAGTTAGACACAGCGAAGGAGGGTTTCCAAGTATAAATCTTTTCATTCTAGTTTATCAAGATTTTTTTAACGGTCTAAAttctaatttgtttaaattattacGAGCAATAGTTGAATTTTGTTCACCAACATTGTGTTTTCTACAGGAGACCACATTTATAGAACAAGTGGTGGAAGATGAACGCCAGATGGAAGGTACACCACCGGGTTgttcaaaaatattgaactGGCACCTTCATTTGAACACGCGCAATCTTGCTTATCCCAGAGGATGGCTGCTTCAGAAACACCTTGATACTGTTCTCCCCATTAATTGATGTGACTGCAATTCTGCAATTTTCATGCAGCCTCAGATGGGTAAGATTTTCTAAGTTGTCCCTCAGCAGCATTTAGAATTTTAACATTCACAAGTTTCAACATTGTCAGTCGGAAAATTTAgcttctgaatttttttttccaaaaataaagCCATTTTGCCATTGTACCTGTTCATTCTCTTTATAGGGGGAGACAAGGAAAAAAAACTAGtaggaaaaaaattagaatgtttattttttgataaaaggGTCATATCTCATACAGACAGGTGACTTTTCGAAAGGATTCTTTAGTCAATTGTTTCTAACTCGTGCCTTTTCATGACAGccattgttttttgtttctgtGGCCAGTCCTCCTGAGCAATTGTTGCTTCATGTGTGCTACAAATGGGACACAGCCACTCAGCTAGGTAGTAATGACAAAGAAACAGAAATTTATGATTGTACATGTACAATTTTCATAGCTTGATATTCTTTCACAAGTGAGATTTTGTACTAGTCGAGAAGTACTGGTGTTTAGTTTTGGGGCGTTTTAATTGCTCTATCTCACAAAACTAAACACTGCAACTCTAGAAAATTGAAGGTTTTCTCTCTGAGCAATGTCGTGAAATCAGCCTTTACTCTTAAGTTCAATCAAATCAGGAAAAGCCAACTTGCCGtgcaattgaaaaaatttcagattCTTACACTTTCTCATCACCAGGATTCTACccgtttttatcttttattttttaaaaagtgtattctattatagatataatacataactttttatatgaaaaattaagtttttgatatataatacgaTGTATAATTCAAACTACTATGATTAGACTATGATGGAAGTAAATCGTGCTCATGGACGCGCACTAAGCCCATGATAAACGATCAAGTTAACAAAGAAGGATGATGATTGTATTGTAATGTAAAACTCAAAACTCTGTTCACTGGTAAAcagaaaaattatgagtttaagGGTTCCTTTTCACAGAAGATAACTAAACAATTTGTTGACTTAGATGCCATCATATCATGTATCAATATCTCAACCTCTCTTTCTCAAAAGTCAGGTGTGAGACTGAAATCGTAATATAAACAGTGGAGTTTTTCTATACAAATCAACATCGGGCTGATGAGGCTTGAGTTCCAAATGCAGTTTCATTTTCTGGGTCTTTCATCTGCTCAATTTTTCTCAAATAAAGTCCGGTTAGACAAGATAGCATcaaatcaaaagaataaaaatcgAGGCAGCAAAGATATTTTTAATCCGTCATAAACTCATCCAGATCTTAGTTTCTAAGGTCAAGATCAAGATTTCTAGATTCCATCATCTCTTGAAGAGGTCTTTCAACAGAAACCAAAAGAGAATGTCCATACCTCCAATGCAATTGAAAAGGCAGCATCCTTAAAGCTAACCGTCCACGTCCAAAGTTCTTCTAGCCACCGCTCTACTTTACGATGCCAATGAAactatatttacaaaataagcaTTAAAATTACACATTTGCTATAAGAATCAAGCAATTTATAAACTACAACCAAAGTAAAAGAGAGGGGAAAGATCAATCTATAATATACGAAGCCAAGTTTACTCGATATAAAGCGATAAGCAAAGATGAGTTTGAGGTAGAATTATCCAACCATAgtttacaaaaaattttcaaacaaagcAACATATACTCATAATCTCCATCAATCATCCTTCGTGTATTCTACTTTCCCTTAATAACTTCCGATATTTCATCAATCCTCCACTTGGTAACAcatatattgtaatatatagAAAAAGCAGAAGAATTGTAGAAGCTCGATAAGATTGTTCTTCTCAACACACACACAGATTCATAGACAAAATGACCATATAGGAGACCATTcacttattattaaataacattttattcattaaattacTGAATGAAGCCAAAATCGATCCATTATCATTTGGAAATAAAACCCcaaattattcaaacttcaaccataaaaaatataaaagaatggAAAACTTTAATAACTACATTATTTGTTATTCagaattattacaaaatatttttttgtatagcatggaaaaaattatgaagataATAACAAGTCTTGAGAAGCAGAGAGAAACCTGTAATGCTGTATCCTCTAGAAAACGGCAAAAGAAATTCGTGCCAGTAACAATAGATTGCTTTGCAACAATAGAGTCGCCATCACTAAAAAATGCTAACAAAACAGGCATTAGAATATAAGAATGCTCCATTGCTTTCAACCCAACACCTTCAATTGTCCCGAAACCCATAATAAAGGAAAGCACAGGACTCTTGAGTTACAAAGGCAAAAACAAGTGACACATAAAAAAGGCAAATAAGATAGTGCCGAAACCATGAAGTTTGTCATGCCAATGCTGTATGCTGGTACACGAATCTACTACAAAGTATAACCCACAAAAATACTATAACAAACTCCATTACATGGGTGAGAAGCGGTCTGTGCAACTGAAAGTAATGCAGAAAATGAAGTTTGAATGTCATCAACAAATAACTCGTAAATTTTCCACTGAGTGAAAAAACTCGTAAATTTCGCAAAGATATTCTTAAAAGCCTCTCTAACCAAACAATTACAACTTGAAATGAACAATATAACCGGACTTTCAACAAATATAAGGTTAGAAACTGTCGAATAGTACGAATTAAGGTTTAGTTAACTCTCTCGATAAGACATTTTGGAACGAGAGTTTCAGGAGAAGATTGAAGCTCGACCAAGTAAGGGAAGAGTTCAGCCGCTAAAGACGGGTCAGCAGACGACAAAATACTTCTGACCTGCTTTAGAGAAGAGAGCTTGAAAGCCAGATCGCCGTGGTTGTTTGCGGCGGCAAGAAGTGAGAGTGCTTGGCGTCCAGAACGCACGGCAATCTTCAATTATGAGATTATTTGGCGGTTGGTGTGATTTAGGTGGGTTAAAAAAATGACCACAAAATGGAAAGGATCATTCTGGCCCCCAATCTTCACCATGCAAACGCGTGGTGGGAAACTTTTAACAACAGCAATTTTCCCCCCACTTTGCAAATTCGCCCGGTgggaaaactttgaaaaattcaaaatacctTCCCATCTCCACGGCGTCACCATGTGGATTCGCAAGGTAAAAAGTAATTTTACAATGTGACGTTGTTGATTATGTAAGGTGAGATTTCACTATCCAAACTTTGTTTTTCGAATCCGATTTCAttacaaatgaattttatatatattcaaatacaaaaatcttaaaaaaattgatttaaaacatcaataaatcaaacaatttaatcaaatcttttaattcGAAACTCTAACCCAAAAAACTGAAAAACTGCATTCAGTCATCTAAAAACATAATAAGGATTTATTTACTAACTTTTTGAACCATTTTGGTGGCCGAAAAAAAAGCAAAATCCGCTGAAAATTGCCACGGTTGGGTTGCATTTTCGTGTGGCTGGGTTTGCATAGATTTGGGTAAATTTTCAACTTTCACTTCATTTTTACTAAAGGGTAGTTTGGTGTTTTCACATTTGAAGGGCACTTTTgttaatattgataaaattggacatttttgctttgtGTATTTACATTTCGggcatttaattaattttccagaatttaattacacattttttaattatttaaacaa
This is a stretch of genomic DNA from Mangifera indica cultivar Alphonso chromosome 11, CATAS_Mindica_2.1, whole genome shotgun sequence. It encodes these proteins:
- the LOC123229908 gene encoding probable beta-1,4-xylosyltransferase IRX9H; protein product: MASIRRTLSPPYHDRSYQNGFSSTFPAANSPSHRLLHNGKYSSSPMNSLTVNLCRFFSSRKSWRKSLYRFLLFFLVGVVLGMSRLTPFGHVTEIENHDVFFEIKPPHVNVQFDSDNTERMSWREEVVLNTVSFGVEKKNESESIDNYKYRYDFVSRKQLIVITPTYNRAMQAYFLNRLSQVLRLVQPPVLWIVVEENAASFETAEMLRKTGVMYRHLVCQKNSSNVKDRGVHQRNVGLEHIERHRLDGIVYFADDDNVYTIDLFESLREISRFGTWPVGMLAQSKNKAILEGPVCNGSQVIGWHTNEKSKRLRRFHVDMSGFAFNSTILWDPKRWKRPFRNPIRQLDTAKEGFQETTFIEQVVEDERQMEGTPPGCSKILNWHLHLNTRNLAYPRGWLLQKHLDTVLPIN
- the LOC123229909 gene encoding uncharacterized protein LOC123229909, which produces MGFGTIEGVGLKAMEHSYILMPVLLAFFSDGDSIVAKQSIVTGTNFFCRFLEDTALQFHWHRKVERWLEELWTWTVSFKDAAFSIALEMKDPENETAFGTQASSARC